DNA sequence from the Candidatus Sulfuricurvum sp. RIFRC-1 genome:
TTTCATAAAATGCACGACTAGAGACTTCAGCATCCCCCTCACTCCAGCGATTTTTTTCGGGTTTGGTGCGGATCACCTCTTTGAGCACTTGAGCCGCTTCTTTAATGTCACCGCGTCGTACGGAGTCACGAATCGACATCGCCTCATCAAAATAGAGACACGGGATAAGATTCCCTTCTGCAGTAAGGCGGATACGGTTACATTTAGTACAAAAATCATCTTTGTGCGGTTCGATAATCCCGAATTCATATCCGTCGGAAAGTTTATAATAATGCGATGGCGAGTGACCGTCAAATCCCTCATCATCATACGTATATCGGCTGCCGATAATACTCAAAAGCTCAGGACTTTGCATCCCTTTGATATTGACCTCGGCATGAACATTTTCCATATACTCGATAAAACGGACCACCATCCCTCGAGCTTTACAATATTCGAGAACGTCAAGAACCTCATTGTCGTTCAGCCCCTTCATCGGAACCATATTGACTTTTACCTTCATCCCGACACGTAGTGCCTCTTCGACCCCTTCAAGTACCTGACGTAAAACATCTTTTTTGGCTATCGTTTCGGCAACCTCGGGTTTAAGTGAATCGATTGAAACATTCAGACGACGCAAGCCTGCATCATAGAGCTTCTGTGCAGCACTTTTGAGCAAAAAGGCATTTGTCGTCATCGCAAGGTCAATATCGTTTTTATAATCATGGATCATTTTGATAAACGTA
Encoded proteins:
- the moaA gene encoding GTP 3',8-cyclase MoaA, giving the protein MLIDSYGRTVDYLRVSVTERCNFRCQYCMPEKPFSWVPKENLLSFEELFEFIKIAIDEGVTKIRITGGEPLLREDLDTFIKMIHDYKNDIDLAMTTNAFLLKSAAQKLYDAGLRRLNVSIDSLKPEVAETIAKKDVLRQVLEGVEEALRVGMKVKVNMVPMKGLNDNEVLDVLEYCKARGMVVRFIEYMENVHAEVNIKGMQSPELLSIIGSRYTYDDEGFDGHSPSHYYKLSDGYEFGIIEPHKDDFCTKCNRIRLTAEGNLIPCLYFDEAMSIRDSVRRGDIKEAAQVLKEVIRTKPEKNRWSEGDAEVSSRAFYETGG